Proteins encoded by one window of Rutidosis leptorrhynchoides isolate AG116_Rl617_1_P2 chromosome 7, CSIRO_AGI_Rlap_v1, whole genome shotgun sequence:
- the LOC139857028 gene encoding senescence-associated protein SPA15, chloroplastic — protein sequence MARVHGITYSLVKNPNHPRLNGNSQGLSLKKFSHAQISMLKLKLISKAKLNACEKIISLNDPRASSFVCRARETRTAETEERVSDNEDCSEIFRSQVGEGQHVHAKRIGDSNQALADACRFAYNDARFVNERAKNDIVLLSRGIRRLDARARQDVAILGSGFLKLDARAREDTERIDNDVKKRAEHLHHIALILKNKAQTKLKSVADRHWSDGALEADLRRADYIARQRAMEDTLMALEFVKDIHDMMISKMYKLKNGALSFDDTAGQITLEKNGKVLDFFPGEVSTDRITAIQEAYRDMASALSEADGIDYTDPEELELLVATLMDLDAMDGKGSVSLLAECSSSPDVNTRKALANALSVAPSMWTLGNAGMGALQRLAEDSNPTIAAAATKTILELKKQWEIEEGDNYTFMMNQYPLKDVDYKTFVDDDDEEIED from the exons ATGGCAAGAGTTCATGGGATCACCTACTCATTGGTTAAAAATCCTAATCATCCCAGATTAAACGGTAACAGTCAAGGACTGTCACTCAAGAAATTCAGCCATGCACAGATTTCTATGTTAAAATTGAAGCTAATTAGCAAGGCAAAATTAAATGCGTGTGAAAAAATAATTAGTTTGAATGACCCACGGGCTTCTTCTTTTGTATGTCGGGCAAGAGAAACGCGAACTGCAGAAACAGAGGAACGTGTGAGCGACAATGAAGATTGCTCTGAGATATTTAG AAGTCAAGTTGGAGAAGGTCAACACGTTCATGCAAAGAGAATTGGCGACTCAAACCAAGCATTAGCTGATGCTTGTAGGTTTGCTTATAATGATGCTAGATTTGTCAATGAAAGAGCCAAGAACGACATTGTGTTGCTTTCTCG tgGCATTAGGAGGTTGGATGCTCGGGCACGACAAGATGTTGCTATACTGGGTTCGGGATTTTTAAAGCTTGATG CTCGAGCAAGGGAGGACACTGAAAGAATTGATAATGATGTGAAGAAAAGAGCTGAGCATCTTCATCACATTGCcctt ATCTTAAAAAACAAAGCCCAAACCAAATTAAAAAGCGTTGCTGATCGACATTGGAGTGATGGAGCTTTGGAG GCTGATCTTCGCCGTGCTGACTATATAGCCAGACAGCGGGCAATGGAAGATACACTCATGGCTTTAGAG TTTGTAAAAGACATCCATGATATGATGATTAGCAAGATGTACAAACT gaAAAATGGAGCTCTATCTTTTGATGACACAGCTGGCCAAATAACActcgaaaagaatggaaaagtcctTGACTTTTTCCCTGGGGAGGTGTCAACTGATCGCATTACTGCCATTCAG GAAGCTTATCGGGATATGGCATCTGCACTCTCTGAAGCCGATGGAATTGACTATACTGACCCCGAAGAG CTTGAATTGTTAGTTGCAACACTAATGGATCTTGATGCAATGGATGGTAAAGGTAGTGTATCATTATTGGCCGAGTGTTCAAGTTCTCCTGATGTCAATACAAG AAAAGCATTGGCTAATGCTTTATCAGTTGCACCGTCGATGTGGACCCTTGGAAATGCAGGCATGGGAGCCTTACAG AGACTGGCTGAAGACAGTAACCCAACGATTGCAGCTGCAGCAACTAAAACCATCTTGGAACTGAAAAAACAATGGGAGATAGAAGAAGGTGACAACTATACATTTATGATGAATCAATATCCATTAAAAGATGTGGACTATAAAACCTtcgtcgatgatgatgatgaagaaatagAAGACTAA
- the LOC139858443 gene encoding histone H4 — MSGRGKGGKGLGKGGAKRHRKVLRDNIQGITKPAIRRLARRGGVKRISGLIYEETRGVLKIFLENVIRDAVTYTEHARRKTVTAMDVVYALKRQGRTLYGFGG; from the coding sequence ATGTCAGGACGTGGTAAGGGAGGCAAAGGATTAGGAAAGGGAGGAGCAAAACGACACCGTAAGGTTCTCCGTGATAACATCCAAGGAATCACAAAACCTGCAATTCGAAGGTTAGCTCGTAGAGGCGGTGTAAAGCGTATCAGTGGTTTGATTTACGAAGAGACACGTGGCGTTCTTAAGATCTTTCTTGAGAATGTGATTAGAGATGCTGTGACTTACACTGAGCACGCTCGTAGGAAAACTGTTACTGCTATGGATGTCGTTTATGCCTTGAAACGACAGGGGCGTACTCTGTACGGATTCGGAGGTTGA